A genome region from Carassius carassius chromosome 23, fCarCar2.1, whole genome shotgun sequence includes the following:
- the mob2b gene encoding MOB kinase activator 2b isoform X2, giving the protein MDWFMGKGKGKPNGKKPPAEEKKLYLEAEYTKVRVVDFDLKELVVLPREIDLNEWLACNTTTFFNLINLQYSTISEFCTGDTCPAMTACSTTYFWYDEKGKKTKCTAPQYVDFVMSSVQKLVTDEDIFPTKYGKEFPNTFDSLVKKICRYLFHVLAHIYWSHYKETVAMDLHGHLNTLYTHFVVFIREFNLMDPKETSIMEDLTEALCTPLPPQPQNHVTER; this is encoded by the exons GAAGGGCAAGGGGAAGCCCAATGGAAAGAAGCCGCCCGCCGAGGAGAAGAAGCTTTACCTGGAGGCAGAATACACCAAAGTAAGAGTCGTCGACTTCGACCTCAAGGAGCTGGTGGTCTTGCCCAGAGAGATCGACCTGAACGAATGGCTCGCTTGCAACA CCACGACGTTCTTCAACCTCATCAACCTGCAGTACAGCACCATCTCTGAGTTCTGCACCGGAGACACGTGTCCGGCCATGACCGCCTGCAGCAC GACGTACTTCTGGTATGATGAGAAAGGGAAGAAGACGAAATGCACAGCGCCGCAGTACGTGGATTTCGTCATGAGTTCAGTTCAGAAGCTGGTGACCGATGAGGACATCTTTCCCACCAAATACG GTAAAGAGTTCCCCAACACCTTCGACTCGCTGGTGAAGAAAATCTGCAGGTATCTCTTCCACGTTCTGGCCCACATCTACTGGTCCCACTACAAGGAGACGGTGGCCATGGACCTGCACGGACACCTAAACACACTCTACACACACTTCGTGGTATTTATAAGGGAATTCAATCTGATGGACCCCAAGGAGACGTCGATAATGGAGGACCTGACGGAGGCCCTGTGCACGCCGCTGCCCCCTCAGCCACAGAACCACGTGACGGAGAGATGA
- the mob2b gene encoding MOB kinase activator 2b isoform X1: MQRSPKNGLSCKMVLQAVGKVLRKGKGKPNGKKPPAEEKKLYLEAEYTKVRVVDFDLKELVVLPREIDLNEWLACNTTTFFNLINLQYSTISEFCTGDTCPAMTACSTTYFWYDEKGKKTKCTAPQYVDFVMSSVQKLVTDEDIFPTKYGKEFPNTFDSLVKKICRYLFHVLAHIYWSHYKETVAMDLHGHLNTLYTHFVVFIREFNLMDPKETSIMEDLTEALCTPLPPQPQNHVTER; this comes from the exons ATGCAGAGATCACCAAAAAATGGATTAAGCTGTAAAATGGTCCTTCAGGCGGTTGGCAAAGTGCTGAG GAAGGGCAAGGGGAAGCCCAATGGAAAGAAGCCGCCCGCCGAGGAGAAGAAGCTTTACCTGGAGGCAGAATACACCAAAGTAAGAGTCGTCGACTTCGACCTCAAGGAGCTGGTGGTCTTGCCCAGAGAGATCGACCTGAACGAATGGCTCGCTTGCAACA CCACGACGTTCTTCAACCTCATCAACCTGCAGTACAGCACCATCTCTGAGTTCTGCACCGGAGACACGTGTCCGGCCATGACCGCCTGCAGCAC GACGTACTTCTGGTATGATGAGAAAGGGAAGAAGACGAAATGCACAGCGCCGCAGTACGTGGATTTCGTCATGAGTTCAGTTCAGAAGCTGGTGACCGATGAGGACATCTTTCCCACCAAATACG GTAAAGAGTTCCCCAACACCTTCGACTCGCTGGTGAAGAAAATCTGCAGGTATCTCTTCCACGTTCTGGCCCACATCTACTGGTCCCACTACAAGGAGACGGTGGCCATGGACCTGCACGGACACCTAAACACACTCTACACACACTTCGTGGTATTTATAAGGGAATTCAATCTGATGGACCCCAAGGAGACGTCGATAATGGAGGACCTGACGGAGGCCCTGTGCACGCCGCTGCCCCCTCAGCCACAGAACCACGTGACGGAGAGATGA